From a region of the Arachis ipaensis cultivar K30076 chromosome B09, Araip1.1, whole genome shotgun sequence genome:
- the LOC107619751 gene encoding factor Xa inhibitor BuXI, whose protein sequence is MKATTTTNVFAIFILFAFISIHLPSLATAELLDTDGNLIRNGGLYYILPVFRGNGGGIGRTSTGNETCPLTVVQQRSEVDNGLPIIISSPFRIGFLYEGLPLDLSFSFVPLCTPTPSKWTLVRGLREGEGATVKLTGFYENEMQGWFEIRKHLDDHKLTFCASSNNNCMDIGVKRDDEGNRLLVATEDNPFVVVFKNATSSSYSA, encoded by the coding sequence atgaaggcTACAACCACCACCAATGTCTTCGCCATTTTCATTCTCTTTGCATTCATCTCCATCCACCTACCTTCTTTAGCCACGGCTGAGTTGCTCGACACAGACGGCAACCTTATTCGAAACGGCGGCTTATACTACATCCTCCCAGTTTTTCGAGGCAACGGTGGTGGAATAGGCCGAACATCCACCGGAAATGAAACGTGTCCACTAACCGTTGTCCAACAACGCTCCGAAGTGGACAACGGATTACCAATTATAATTTCATCTCCATTCAGAATCGGTTTTCTCTATGAAGGACTTCCTTTGGACCTATCCTTTTCATTTGTTCCTTTGTGTACTCCTACTCCTTCTAAGTGGACCCTCGTTAGGGGTCTACGAGAAGGAGAAGGAGCCACGGTGAAACTCACCGGTTTTTACGAGAACGAGATGCAGGGTTGGTTTGAGATAAGAAAACACTTGGATGACCATAAACTTACCTTCTGTGCTTCTTCAAATAATAATTGCATGGATATTGGGGTTAAACGTGATGATGAGGGAAATAGGCTTTTGGTTGCAACGGAAGATAACCCTTTTGTGGTTGTGTTTAAGAATGCTACGTCGTCGTCTTATTCTGCTTGA